The following proteins come from a genomic window of Gimesia chilikensis:
- a CDS encoding DUF1501 domain-containing protein codes for MLNPPTESLNLARRRFLMNSSCSVAGYALATMMQKEGLLAGEDSVSLANPLAPKDAHFPGTAKNCIFIFLAGGPSQIDLYDPKPKLQELNGQPLPKELTEKVRFAFINKESATLSGSSRKFKKYGECGTEFSDVLPHIGSCADDIALVRSMYTEQFNHHPAQLMMNTGVGRFGRPSVGSWLTYGLGSQSNNLPGYVVLTAGRGASGGASLWSSGSLPSTYAGVLFRNQGEPVLNLNNPPGINSAIQKSGLEAIKQLNQEQLQRTGDDEIASRIASYELAFQMQSSAPELIDLSSETKETQEAYGVNRKGNTKEGKRGGGSDTEAAFGRNCLLARRLVERGVRFVNLYHASWDHHSGLDAGIERNAGIVDQPVAALLKDLKQRGLLDSTLVVMAGEFGRTPLGENRTGSKAVTGRDHHPSAFSLWMAGGGVKGGQVIGKTTELGWSVEEDPVHINDFHATLLHLFGLNHLKLAQKFGGLDIRLTNVGGKVVDKLIA; via the coding sequence ATGTTGAATCCTCCCACTGAATCGTTGAATCTGGCCCGACGTCGGTTTCTGATGAATTCATCCTGCAGTGTTGCCGGTTATGCCCTGGCTACCATGATGCAGAAAGAAGGACTGCTGGCCGGGGAAGACTCAGTCAGCCTGGCGAATCCCCTGGCTCCGAAAGATGCCCATTTTCCCGGGACCGCGAAGAACTGCATATTCATTTTCCTCGCCGGCGGTCCGAGCCAGATCGATCTGTATGACCCGAAACCCAAGCTGCAGGAATTGAACGGTCAGCCGCTGCCCAAGGAGCTGACAGAGAAAGTCCGGTTTGCGTTCATTAATAAAGAATCAGCGACGCTGAGCGGCAGTTCGCGCAAGTTCAAGAAGTACGGGGAATGTGGGACCGAGTTCTCGGATGTCCTGCCCCACATTGGCTCCTGTGCAGATGATATCGCGCTGGTTCGCTCCATGTATACGGAACAGTTCAACCATCATCCGGCGCAGCTGATGATGAATACCGGAGTAGGCCGGTTCGGGAGACCCAGTGTCGGGTCGTGGTTGACCTACGGACTGGGAAGTCAGTCCAACAACCTGCCCGGTTATGTCGTCTTGACGGCGGGGCGTGGTGCCAGCGGCGGGGCTTCGCTCTGGTCGAGTGGCTCGCTGCCTTCGACGTATGCGGGCGTACTGTTTCGTAATCAGGGCGAACCGGTATTGAATCTGAATAACCCACCGGGAATCAATTCGGCGATTCAGAAATCGGGTCTGGAAGCCATCAAGCAGTTGAACCAGGAACAACTGCAGCGTACGGGTGACGATGAAATTGCGAGTCGGATTGCGAGCTACGAACTTGCGTTCCAGATGCAGTCCTCGGCCCCCGAACTGATTGATCTCTCCAGTGAAACAAAAGAGACGCAGGAAGCCTACGGGGTGAATCGCAAGGGGAATACCAAGGAAGGCAAACGGGGAGGTGGTTCGGATACAGAAGCCGCCTTCGGACGTAACTGCCTGCTGGCACGTCGACTGGTCGAGCGTGGTGTTCGCTTTGTGAATCTGTATCACGCTTCCTGGGATCATCACAGTGGTCTGGACGCAGGAATCGAGCGGAACGCCGGAATCGTGGATCAACCCGTGGCTGCTCTATTGAAAGACCTTAAACAACGCGGTCTCCTGGATTCCACACTGGTCGTGATGGCCGGGGAATTTGGTAGAACGCCTCTCGGTGAAAACCGAACGGGTTCTAAAGCGGTTACCGGACGCGACCACCATCCCAGTGCCTTCAGTCTCTGGATGGCCGGCGGAGGCGTAAAAGGGGGACAGGTTATCGGGAAGACCACCGAACTGGGCTGGTCGGTGGAAGAGGATCCCGTACACATCAACGATTTTCACGCGACCCTGCTGCACCTGTTCGGTTTAAACCACCTTAAACTGGCACAGAAATTCGGTGGTCTGGATATCCGACTGACCAATGTGGGTGGTAAAGTCGTAGATAAACTGATCGCTTAA
- a CDS encoding BBP7 family outer membrane beta-barrel protein — MVNPAYRLMIGMIVLLSGVGFRTAQAQYSPAMGQPGAQGNPYATASYGGGHKGGMVYEPAPEYYASPDQYASEYYAPDYYGTSNSGTVMQVLPEDRGWAYDHPWDGFFKNLAENSWLRVEYMLVKSPPGNQLIGAPIPSGNDPRLPYTTADFDGFGTLSTKEVDLSSIGTQGTNGLRGTFGIDFESGTVEAIFFGTQSDVSSVSYGQADLLGPNFGQTDLITINTLLDGQIGIAGRNFNEKFAVNYRSQAWGAESNYVVNTDRLFFKTIYGAGGFQMRPLFGFRYLKIAEDMNITGDFEELNTTPAVPLFTTTIESSTNNKLYVPQAGIRMEFVHPWFTISAEPKVGFGVNHYKGSVLTDQFLGPTDPTHLTQISQTRFSPTFEFGVNARFHLNQWFTFNVGYNFLWANQIARPGTIVYYNSSTVSNVSLQAQDSLDSYKLHGLVLGGEIRWP; from the coding sequence ATGGTTAATCCGGCCTATCGTTTAATGATTGGGATGATTGTTCTCCTGTCGGGAGTGGGCTTCCGTACTGCACAGGCTCAATATTCTCCTGCCATGGGGCAACCCGGCGCACAGGGGAATCCGTACGCGACTGCGTCCTACGGTGGTGGTCACAAAGGTGGCATGGTTTATGAACCGGCGCCAGAATATTATGCATCTCCCGATCAGTATGCTTCAGAGTATTACGCACCCGATTATTACGGCACGAGTAACTCAGGGACTGTGATGCAGGTGCTTCCGGAAGACCGGGGCTGGGCCTACGATCATCCCTGGGATGGCTTCTTTAAGAATCTGGCTGAAAACAGCTGGTTGCGCGTCGAATATATGCTGGTGAAATCCCCTCCGGGTAATCAGCTGATTGGTGCTCCAATTCCATCGGGAAATGACCCGCGTCTGCCCTATACAACCGCCGACTTCGATGGCTTTGGTACTTTATCGACCAAGGAAGTGGATCTGAGTTCCATCGGTACCCAGGGAACCAACGGTCTGCGTGGAACGTTTGGTATCGACTTCGAAAGCGGTACTGTCGAAGCGATCTTCTTCGGAACTCAATCCGATGTCAGTTCTGTCTCCTACGGTCAGGCAGATCTGCTGGGGCCGAACTTTGGTCAGACGGACTTGATTACGATTAATACCCTGCTCGATGGGCAGATTGGAATTGCCGGTAGAAACTTCAATGAGAAATTTGCCGTCAATTATCGCTCACAGGCATGGGGGGCGGAAAGTAATTATGTCGTCAATACTGACAGACTGTTTTTCAAAACAATCTACGGTGCTGGTGGATTTCAGATGCGTCCTCTGTTTGGTTTCCGCTATCTGAAAATTGCCGAAGACATGAACATTACCGGGGACTTTGAAGAACTCAATACAACCCCTGCAGTTCCACTGTTCACAACGACAATTGAATCGTCCACCAATAACAAACTGTATGTTCCACAGGCTGGTATTCGCATGGAGTTTGTGCATCCCTGGTTCACGATCTCTGCTGAACCTAAAGTCGGTTTCGGTGTGAACCATTACAAAGGGAGTGTGCTGACCGATCAGTTCCTAGGACCGACCGATCCCACACATCTCACGCAGATCTCACAGACACGTTTCTCTCCCACCTTTGAATTCGGCGTAAATGCCCGGTTCCATTTGAACCAGTGGTTCACCTTCAACGTGGGGTATAACTTCCTGTGGGCCAATCAGATTGCCCGTCCCGGCACGATTGTCTATTACAACAGCAGCACAGTCAGCAACGTCTCCCTGCAGGCACAGGACAGCCTGGACAGTTACAAGCTGCACGGTCTTGTGCTGGGTGGCGAAATCCGTTGGCCGTAA
- a CDS encoding TMEM43 family protein encodes MSEQTEQSTDPTFGTRFKTALKNLGIGIVFLIAGLFLLWHNESRILEREQSITQAEAVLSEASADAESGAETKSAPQDTQVTTPFRWALRLGGCVILFLGLATLFKPLVVLVEKIPLIANFVGRGITVFALLSSLSLTLILISAVWMVARPVFGALMLLAGIVPLFTLYRSGRKARLKQAWKNA; translated from the coding sequence ATGAGTGAGCAGACTGAACAATCTACAGATCCGACATTTGGCACTCGTTTTAAAACGGCGTTGAAAAACCTGGGGATCGGAATTGTGTTCCTGATTGCGGGGTTGTTTCTGCTCTGGCATAACGAAAGCAGAATTCTGGAACGGGAACAGAGTATCACACAAGCAGAGGCAGTTCTCTCTGAAGCCAGCGCCGATGCAGAATCAGGGGCAGAAACAAAGTCTGCTCCCCAGGATACTCAGGTCACCACTCCCTTTCGCTGGGCCTTACGCCTCGGGGGCTGTGTGATTCTGTTTCTGGGGCTGGCGACACTCTTTAAACCACTGGTCGTACTCGTTGAAAAGATCCCCTTGATCGCCAATTTCGTCGGACGCGGTATCACGGTCTTCGCTTTGCTCAGCTCATTAAGCCTGACGCTGATCCTGATTTCAGCCGTCTGGATGGTCGCGCGCCCCGTCTTTGGAGCACTCATGCTGCTGGCCGGAATCGTCCCCCTCTTCACCTTGTATCGCTCCGGAAGAAAAGCGAGACTCAAACAGGCCTGGAAAAACGCCTGA
- a CDS encoding nucleoside hydrolase, whose protein sequence is MKALSLLFLIIAACGLTQNNAFAAEPVKLIFDTDIGNDIDDALALAVIHALQSRGECELLAVTSSKDNPYSTLYCDVVNTFYGRPEIPLGRVEQGKTPKDGSYVRKVVEYAPEGKPVFPRQYDSADQLPEAVSLLRKTLAAQPDHSVALVVVGFSTNIARLLKSPADDISPLTGKELVSQKVKLLSQMIGRFEPGKPASFHEYNVREDVPAARTLFELWPENVPVVASGWEIGRAIQNRSTSILNDYNYVKYHPVKLGYEYWHKMPYDRPTYDLTSVLYAVRPDRGYFGKSAPGQLKINESGKLEHHTEKSGKHYFLTVKPEQVVRTQEVLESLSSQPPSN, encoded by the coding sequence ATGAAAGCGCTATCGCTACTTTTTCTCATTATCGCCGCCTGCGGTCTCACTCAGAATAACGCCTTCGCAGCTGAACCGGTCAAACTGATCTTCGACACCGATATCGGAAACGACATCGATGACGCCCTGGCACTGGCTGTCATCCATGCACTACAGAGCCGGGGAGAGTGCGAACTGCTGGCCGTCACGAGCAGTAAGGACAATCCGTATTCGACGCTTTACTGCGATGTCGTAAATACGTTTTACGGTCGCCCTGAAATCCCACTGGGACGCGTGGAGCAGGGGAAAACTCCCAAAGACGGATCCTATGTAAGGAAGGTTGTCGAATACGCCCCCGAGGGAAAGCCTGTGTTTCCGCGGCAGTATGACTCCGCGGATCAACTGCCGGAAGCCGTCAGCCTGCTCCGCAAGACCCTGGCCGCTCAACCCGATCATTCGGTGGCCCTGGTCGTAGTCGGTTTTTCCACGAACATCGCCCGCCTGCTCAAGTCACCTGCAGATGACATCAGTCCGCTGACTGGAAAAGAACTGGTCAGCCAGAAAGTAAAACTGCTTTCACAGATGATTGGACGCTTCGAACCCGGCAAGCCAGCCTCCTTCCACGAATATAATGTCAGGGAAGACGTACCCGCGGCTCGTACCCTGTTTGAACTGTGGCCGGAAAATGTTCCCGTGGTAGCCAGCGGCTGGGAAATTGGCAGAGCAATTCAGAACCGGTCAACCAGCATTCTCAATGACTATAACTATGTGAAATATCATCCAGTCAAGCTGGGTTATGAATACTGGCACAAAATGCCTTACGACCGGCCTACCTATGACCTGACCAGTGTGCTGTATGCAGTACGTCCCGATCGCGGCTACTTTGGCAAGTCGGCACCAGGACAGCTGAAGATCAATGAATCTGGAAAACTGGAACACCATACAGAAAAATCAGGCAAACATTATTTCCTGACCGTCAAGCCAGAACAGGTAGTGCGCACTCAGGAAGTGCTGGAAAGTCTGTCCAGTCAACCCCCGTCGAACTGA
- the rhaB gene encoding rhamnulokinase gives MPSQCFLGVDLGAESGRVLAGILENQQIRLEEIYRFSNGPVTVAGTKRWNVIGLWSSILKGLSLAAQKYGDQIISVGVDTWGVDYALLSEKQELLGQPYHYRDPRTEGMLNLAISRVPQQEIFDATGVQFMEINTLYQLLAMQQSDPELLNQANVLLLMPDFFHWLLSGSQVVEFTNATTTQCLNPVTGDWSYELLRQLEIPTAMLPKLVQPGTKLGTLREEVMRQTGLSKIEVVAPATHDTASAVAAIPTANTGNPDWAYISSGTWSLMGVEVNQAVLGKRAFELNFTNEGGIDGTYRLLKNIMGLWLVQECKRCYEREGTELDYTALTTAATEAEPFRSLVDPDDPRFLSPVDMREEIKGYCQETNQPVPETPGQFVRCALESLALKYHKVLDWLEELTGTPITVLHIVGGGTKNELLNQFTANSCQIPVITGPVEATGLGNVLVQARAAGAVSSLAEIREIVRNSTETTTYEPQDQAVWSEAMQRFNQLLDAAG, from the coding sequence ATGCCATCACAGTGTTTTTTGGGAGTCGATCTGGGGGCAGAAAGTGGACGTGTGCTGGCAGGCATTCTGGAGAACCAGCAGATTCGCCTCGAAGAGATTTACCGGTTCAGCAATGGGCCGGTTACGGTTGCCGGTACGAAACGCTGGAACGTCATCGGGCTGTGGTCTTCGATCCTCAAGGGCCTGTCACTGGCTGCACAGAAATACGGAGATCAGATCATCTCCGTCGGAGTGGATACGTGGGGCGTTGACTATGCCCTGCTCTCAGAGAAACAGGAACTCCTGGGACAGCCTTATCATTATCGAGATCCGCGCACAGAAGGCATGTTGAACCTGGCCATCTCCCGGGTGCCCCAGCAGGAGATTTTCGATGCCACCGGCGTGCAGTTCATGGAAATCAACACACTTTACCAGTTGCTGGCGATGCAGCAGAGCGATCCGGAACTGCTGAACCAGGCAAACGTGTTACTGCTCATGCCGGACTTTTTCCACTGGCTGCTCTCGGGAAGCCAGGTCGTTGAGTTTACCAATGCGACCACAACCCAGTGCCTCAACCCTGTGACAGGCGACTGGTCGTATGAACTGTTGCGTCAACTGGAGATCCCCACCGCAATGCTTCCCAAGCTGGTTCAACCTGGAACAAAGCTGGGGACCTTACGGGAAGAAGTGATGCGGCAGACCGGTCTCTCTAAAATTGAGGTAGTTGCCCCCGCGACCCACGATACGGCTTCCGCGGTCGCTGCGATTCCCACTGCCAATACAGGCAACCCCGACTGGGCGTATATCAGTTCAGGAACCTGGTCCCTGATGGGGGTCGAAGTCAATCAGGCGGTTCTCGGCAAAAGGGCCTTCGAATTGAATTTCACGAATGAAGGGGGCATTGATGGAACGTATCGTCTGCTGAAAAACATCATGGGACTCTGGCTCGTGCAGGAATGCAAGCGGTGCTATGAGCGGGAGGGAACCGAACTCGATTACACAGCACTGACCACGGCTGCCACAGAGGCAGAGCCATTCCGGTCCCTGGTGGATCCCGATGATCCCCGGTTCCTGAGCCCGGTAGACATGCGTGAAGAAATCAAAGGCTACTGTCAGGAGACCAACCAGCCGGTCCCCGAAACTCCGGGACAGTTTGTGCGTTGTGCACTGGAGAGCCTGGCTCTGAAATATCACAAGGTGCTCGACTGGCTGGAAGAACTGACGGGAACCCCCATTACCGTTCTACATATAGTCGGCGGTGGAACCAAGAATGAGCTGCTCAACCAGTTTACCGCGAATTCCTGTCAGATCCCGGTCATCACGGGACCTGTGGAGGCGACCGGGCTGGGTAATGTGTTGGTCCAGGCTCGTGCGGCAGGCGCTGTCAGTTCGCTGGCTGAAATTCGTGAGATCGTAAGAAATTCGACGGAAACGACAACATATGAACCTCAGGATCAGGCTGTCTGGTCAGAGGCGATGCAGCGGTTCAATCAGCTGCTGGATGCCGCTGGTTAG
- the ftsY gene encoding signal recognition particle-docking protein FtsY, with product MGLFDRLKRGLEKTKDVLRTDVRDLFKAGEILDDQKIEEFEARLIKTDMGVVSSAAICDEIRKKHGGRTVILDEIQETVKEKIRTLLEGEGDTRWDLNDPLSPLKHNPDGVTVILVAGVNGVGKTTSIAKLANLILKQKKTVLLAAGDTFRAAAVEQLTMWASRLGCEIVTRPDGTDPASVAYSGCERALETGVDYLIIDTAGRLQTHTNLMEELEKIKRVVDKKIPGAPHENLLVLDATTGQNGLSQAEHFSNAIECSGIILAKLDGTARGGVTVAIRQKMGIPVKYIGVGEQIDDLELFNPQGFVDALFA from the coding sequence ATGGGTCTGTTTGACCGCTTGAAACGTGGTTTAGAGAAAACCAAAGATGTCCTGCGCACCGATGTACGCGACCTGTTCAAGGCGGGGGAGATTCTGGATGATCAGAAAATTGAAGAATTTGAAGCACGACTGATTAAGACGGATATGGGCGTTGTCTCTTCGGCAGCCATCTGTGATGAAATCCGCAAGAAACATGGTGGTCGTACCGTGATCCTGGATGAAATTCAGGAAACCGTGAAGGAAAAGATCCGGACGCTGCTGGAAGGAGAAGGTGATACCCGCTGGGACCTGAATGATCCCCTGTCCCCGCTGAAACACAATCCGGATGGTGTGACAGTCATTCTGGTCGCCGGTGTCAACGGGGTCGGGAAGACAACTTCGATCGCCAAACTGGCAAACCTGATTCTTAAACAGAAGAAAACGGTCCTGCTGGCTGCCGGTGATACATTCCGTGCGGCCGCTGTGGAACAGCTGACCATGTGGGCCAGCCGCCTGGGTTGTGAAATTGTGACCCGTCCTGACGGCACCGACCCGGCCAGTGTTGCTTACTCCGGTTGTGAACGAGCCCTGGAAACCGGCGTTGACTATTTAATTATTGATACTGCGGGCCGTCTGCAGACACATACCAACCTTATGGAAGAGCTGGAAAAGATCAAACGTGTCGTAGATAAGAAGATCCCGGGTGCACCACACGAGAACCTGCTGGTTCTGGATGCAACGACTGGGCAAAATGGTCTGAGTCAGGCAGAACATTTCTCGAACGCAATCGAGTGTTCTGGAATAATTTTAGCAAAATTAGATGGTACAGCCCGGGGTGGAGTGACCGTTGCAATCCGCCAGAAGATGGGGATACCGGTCAAATATATAGGCGTTGGAGAGCAGATTGACGACCTTGAACTCTTTAATCCACAAGGTTTTGTCGACGCTTTATTCGCCTGA
- a CDS encoding porin: MRKLKELKRKARLTGLLLSGLGLMAVSPAFGGDAGCAPSCVPASNPCCTKVFEDAGDKLAVELERLTAECCAPKTCAPTCTTDGCTDPNTCCGEEAGDDGDCCSGRLTRLFDDCDGCGNILEDNGWKLSGWLEFGITFNGNRPADNLNTPGVGFNQADSQFMLNQLYFVLEKDAAANEDCFGWGGRVDLLVGSDAADTAVFGGPNNTPNFDGTWSNNDIATANQIGLAMPQMYASVYAPIGNGVTINVGHFYTVIGYEVVPATGNFFYSHAYTMQYDEPFTHTGVLASTDLSDNISLTGGITTGWDDFENQNNEWSFLGSVGWTSDSEDTSVTFAISSGGENDAFGGTSNLTIFSLVAQQKLSENLSYVFQHDHMFYPNGDANAAGVTAEAYGINQYLFYDICDSTRAGMRVEWWRDHNGTQLGAPGTNYYEITAGINHKLNSCIQVRPEIRWDWADGSDPWQTSNGGTKDSQFTVGTDVILVF; encoded by the coding sequence ATGCGAAAACTGAAGGAATTGAAACGAAAAGCCAGACTGACTGGGCTCCTGCTGAGCGGGCTGGGTCTCATGGCTGTTTCGCCAGCATTTGGTGGTGATGCCGGATGTGCTCCCTCGTGCGTCCCCGCATCAAACCCTTGCTGCACGAAAGTGTTCGAGGATGCTGGTGACAAGCTGGCTGTAGAACTTGAGCGGTTAACCGCTGAATGTTGTGCCCCTAAAACCTGTGCCCCTACCTGCACGACAGATGGCTGCACCGATCCCAACACATGTTGTGGTGAAGAAGCCGGTGATGATGGAGACTGCTGCAGCGGACGCCTGACTCGTCTGTTTGACGACTGCGACGGCTGTGGCAACATCCTGGAAGATAACGGCTGGAAACTGAGTGGCTGGCTGGAATTCGGGATTACATTCAACGGAAACCGTCCTGCTGACAATCTTAACACACCAGGTGTTGGATTCAACCAGGCTGACAGCCAGTTCATGTTGAACCAGTTGTACTTCGTTCTGGAAAAAGACGCTGCCGCCAACGAAGACTGCTTCGGCTGGGGTGGTCGTGTTGACCTGCTCGTCGGTTCAGACGCTGCTGATACTGCCGTATTCGGTGGTCCTAACAACACCCCCAACTTCGATGGAACATGGTCTAACAACGACATCGCAACTGCCAACCAGATTGGTCTGGCTATGCCGCAGATGTACGCCTCTGTTTATGCCCCCATCGGAAACGGTGTTACCATCAATGTCGGTCACTTCTACACCGTTATCGGTTACGAAGTTGTACCTGCAACCGGTAACTTCTTCTACTCACACGCTTATACCATGCAGTACGATGAGCCGTTTACCCACACCGGGGTTCTGGCCAGTACTGACCTGAGCGACAACATCTCACTGACCGGTGGTATCACCACAGGTTGGGACGATTTTGAAAATCAGAACAACGAGTGGAGCTTCCTGGGTTCTGTAGGCTGGACCAGCGACAGTGAAGACACCTCCGTCACATTCGCCATCAGCTCTGGTGGTGAAAACGACGCTTTTGGTGGTACTTCCAACCTGACCATCTTCAGCCTTGTTGCTCAGCAGAAACTGTCTGAAAACCTGAGCTACGTATTCCAGCACGACCACATGTTCTACCCGAACGGTGACGCTAATGCTGCTGGCGTAACAGCTGAAGCTTACGGTATCAACCAGTACCTGTTCTACGATATCTGCGATTCAACCCGTGCTGGTATGCGTGTTGAATGGTGGCGTGACCACAACGGTACCCAGTTGGGTGCTCCTGGCACGAACTACTACGAAATTACAGCTGGTATCAACCACAAGCTCAACTCCTGCATTCAGGTTCGTCCTGAAATCCGCTGGGACTGGGCTGACGGTTCAGATCCCTGGCAAACCTCTAATGGTGGAACCAAGGACAGCCAGTTCACCGTTGGTACTGACGTAATCCTCGTCTTCTAA
- a CDS encoding arylsulfatase produces the protein MNRMLLRSCLLLPLLFSCSVLWGSDNSDQRPNIILVMADDLGWSDIGCYGGEIDTPHIDSLSRDGIRFTQFYNNAICGPTRASLLTGLYCQQTGHRGDRWNEPKNFDVCVTFGEVLQQAGYRTMMVGKWQGRDSALDRGFHRFYGPMCQGKISYFHEVAQNPYYLDRKRIELPDDFYLTDALNDHALQFLQEGLTGKQPFLLYVAHIAPHWPLHAREQEIARYREQYLTQGWDQVRSRRFAHQRSTGLIPQEWELAPRSASIRDWSGEPNQRWQAERMAVYAAQVKSIDRGLGQLLRALKKADAAEDTLVIFLSDNGAAPDGGLAPSQSGMGFSEKRPNKNWRRDQVPIKPGSGPDHMPGPHDTFAAYGLAWATTSNTPFRGTKLEGYEGGIRTPLIVRWPKVIQQGGSVTRQAGHVMDLMPTFLDIARTEYPQEFQGRHPLPVEGQSLLPVFEGKQRKPYSELCWDLPRQQSIISGDWKAIRPRQQPTKWELYNLKDDGTETTNLAAQHPEKVESLSRRYAAWHKRVNAK, from the coding sequence ATGAACCGAATGTTGCTCCGCTCCTGCCTGTTGTTACCGCTGCTTTTCAGCTGTTCTGTTTTGTGGGGATCTGATAATTCTGATCAGCGTCCCAACATCATACTTGTAATGGCGGATGACCTGGGCTGGTCTGATATTGGCTGCTACGGAGGTGAAATCGATACGCCGCACATTGACAGCCTGTCTCGTGACGGCATACGTTTCACTCAGTTTTATAACAATGCCATCTGTGGCCCCACGCGGGCCTCTCTGTTGACAGGGCTTTATTGCCAGCAGACAGGTCATCGTGGAGATCGCTGGAACGAACCCAAGAATTTCGACGTCTGCGTGACATTTGGTGAAGTCCTGCAACAGGCCGGGTATCGGACAATGATGGTCGGAAAGTGGCAGGGGAGAGACTCTGCCCTCGATCGGGGATTTCATCGTTTTTACGGGCCGATGTGCCAGGGTAAAATCAGCTACTTTCATGAAGTCGCCCAGAATCCGTATTACCTGGATCGCAAACGAATTGAACTGCCTGACGATTTTTACCTGACTGATGCCCTCAATGATCACGCATTGCAGTTTCTTCAGGAAGGACTGACTGGCAAACAGCCGTTTCTGCTGTATGTCGCCCACATCGCCCCGCACTGGCCCCTGCATGCCCGGGAACAGGAAATCGCCCGCTACCGTGAACAATACCTGACACAAGGTTGGGATCAGGTTCGTTCCCGTCGTTTTGCACATCAACGGTCAACCGGACTGATTCCACAGGAATGGGAGTTAGCACCTCGGTCAGCCAGCATTCGCGACTGGTCCGGGGAACCAAATCAACGCTGGCAGGCAGAACGGATGGCCGTGTATGCAGCCCAGGTGAAATCGATTGACCGTGGTCTGGGACAATTACTGCGAGCTCTGAAAAAGGCGGACGCAGCAGAAGATACGCTGGTCATTTTTCTGTCTGACAATGGTGCCGCCCCCGATGGCGGGCTGGCTCCCTCACAGAGTGGCATGGGATTCAGTGAGAAACGTCCCAACAAAAACTGGCGACGCGACCAGGTGCCAATCAAACCGGGCAGTGGTCCTGATCACATGCCTGGCCCCCATGATACCTTTGCCGCCTACGGTCTGGCCTGGGCGACGACCAGCAATACGCCTTTCCGGGGGACAAAACTGGAAGGTTACGAAGGTGGGATCCGCACGCCACTCATCGTTCGCTGGCCCAAAGTCATCCAGCAGGGAGGTTCTGTCACCAGACAGGCGGGACATGTGATGGACTTGATGCCCACATTTCTGGATATTGCCCGGACCGAGTATCCCCAGGAGTTTCAAGGTCGTCACCCTCTACCAGTCGAAGGTCAGAGCCTGTTGCCCGTATTTGAGGGGAAACAACGCAAGCCGTATTCGGAACTCTGCTGGGACCTGCCCCGCCAGCAGTCCATCATCAGTGGTGACTGGAAAGCGATCAGACCACGCCAGCAGCCGACAAAGTGGGAACTCTACAATCTGAAAGACGATGGCACCGAGACCACTAACCTGGCAGCCCAACATCCGGAGAAAGTCGAGTCTTTATCCCGGCGGTATGCTGCCTGGCACAAACGTGTGAATGCGAAATAA